The genomic region TCTGGTGTCCGGTTTGTCCACTCCATAATCTCTCATGGCTTCTTCATAGGTCATGGAAGGAAACGGCGTGCTCATGGTGCCCTTCTCGTCTGGCCACGCATACTGCACCAGGCCTTCAATCAGGGCCTGGATCCCAGCCTGATCTATAAAAGACATCTCAATATCCACCTGCAAGGACAGACAGGACATGGAGACATTACAGAAGCAGTTGCAGTGAAGGCACGAGGTTTGAGTGCTGATTTTCATTCAGAGCGGCCTTCAGCTCTGCCTAATAAGGCGAGCTGGTTGGCTGACTATGTGGGAGTCAGAGAACCAGGCACATCATTAAAGCAATCTGTAGAGCTCAGCTGCTCTGGTCACACTCCTCTGCAATTCTCCCTCTCAGATGTGGGGCTGTGTTAAACATATCATTACCTGCGTGAATTCCGGCTGTCTGTCAGGCTTGGAACCCTCGTCTCGATAGCAGCGAGCCATCTGAAAGTACCTGAGACGacattaaaacagaaaaaaatatcagCAGTTTAAAGCTGCCATATCCAGGTGGAATTATATTGTGACGAGTTACAAAATGTGTTCATCCACTTTATATTTGTCAACATTGTTCTATAAAAGCTGGCAATATATTTGGCAACACTGCACTGTAAAAGCtgttattatatggcaacgacagtacgagcgttctgattggctaatgcgtagtcatgccagccgcgtattgccctcccCACCggtacacaaacatcacataaTGAAGAGCCTTGGTGGATGGGGGTAATGATATGTGTATTTATCTCTGTTTCACACCATCAACTATATAACATCTAAATGAATTTGAGAATGCTTTAGATGCTTTCTCCTTGTATGTCTTGAACGATCTACAAACTTGCTTATACAGTTCAGGACACTATCAATCAACTGATTTTTAAAATTACCAATTTGATCCTTTTTCTTATTAATACCGGTACTTCATTTGAAGACTTAAAGATCGAAGATTTAAACCAATTTAACGCAACTGTAACTGGCTTCAGCTTAATGACGACTCTAAACATCCTGATAATGAATTACCTGTCCATGCCTGCCACCATCAGCAGCTGCTTGAACTGTTGTGGGCTCTGGGGTAAAGAGTAAAACTTCCCAGGCTCCCCAGAAGGTACAACAAACTCTTTGGCTCCCTGAggagaagggtggagagagaggtgaggaagcTTCTTTTGAAGGAAAAATTATATATCAGAAGGAAGGTAAACTGCTATGGAATTGGTATTAATCATAAtcaagatagagaaagagggagaatgaagTGGCATTTTCAgtggatgataaaaaaaagacctACACCAGGCGTTCTTTTAAATAAGGTTGGCGTTTCCACGTCCACAAATCCTGCAAATAAAGTTGTGAACAGTCATATAGTGTATGAGTTTACTGGCCTAACATGCACTAaattcagaaaaaaatatatagtgtTCCTACCATGTAGATTGCAAAGGTATTCTCTCATTTTCATCACCAGACGAGAGCGTACTCTTAAATTATACTGCATCTGTGATGAGCGGAGGTCAAGGTAGCGGTACTGCATTCGAAGAGCCTCTGATTTCTGCAAGGAAAGCATAAAACCAGATTTGCATTTTCATCTGGGACAGCCATCAATCATACATTCTGAGTATAAATGACACTTGACCAAtcaatctcttttttttaatgatcaAAAACTTGTTATGCATGGTCCTTCCTATAAATACTCACTTTGACAAAATCTTTAATTTCAAAAGGCAATTTTCTGCATTTATTTAAAACTTCCAAGCTGTCAGCACAGACCTCAACTTCTCCTGTGGACATTGTCTGAAAGAGACATGAGAAAATAACACAAAGTTAAGCATTTGCTTCAACACCAATGCTAATTCTAGCCCTTCTTTTAACAAGGTCTCACACCAACCTTGTTCTCCTGCCCTTCTGGACGAAGCTGCACCTTTCccctcaccatgacaacagactCAAGGGGCAGGTCAAAAAGAGTTTTCCTAAGAGCCTGTTTAGACCAATGACACAAGGTTAACACAATAACATTTGTGAAAGGTTAATATTAAACAAAACCTGAGACTTGACCTAGGCTATGTGAAACATGTATAAATGTTtgcataaatgtatatatgGGATAACATTCACAAAAACAATTTAAATGCACAACAGTGTACAACTTACCTCATCCTGGGGGATGAGGATTTGAACCAGTCCACTGAAATCTCTCAAGATTACAAATAAATcctgtctgtaaatgtgtggtAAGTCATTATGAAATTCTCAAAACTCCACACATAGGCAGATAAGCACAGATATGCAGAATGTGACATAGTGCGATTTAGTTTGCTCTGACCTCACGTATTGCACCCAGCCATACAATGTTACTTCCCGTCCAATGTGTGTCGAGCATACTTCTCCACAAGAATGTGTTCTCAAAGAGAAATGATTATTACCTGTTAAGAAATACAACATTGACATAAACTCTACAACAAGATAGAAAATGGGCAAACGTCCACACAACAAACGTTCAGCATGTTGATAAAAGAGTGATTACTGTGACTGTTACATGAGATTGGGTGCTGGCACACTGTTATGATCTGTTTCATCAAGTCTTGATTTTGAGTTGGGTGATTTACCTGAGGTGCTGTTTGAGATGCCTCTGAGTGATGCGTGGGTCCAGATCCAAGAAGCCGTGATTCGTGTAGTGGCACCCACCTTACGAGGGTAGAAAAGTGCAGTTCTTCCCAGAAAGGAAGTTCTCAGTAGAGTCAAACACAAACCTTTCCGAAGCAGAGTCTTGTATTTGCATGACATTTTCTTCACGTTGTCCACAAAGGCGAAATGATTTCAATAAGATGATTTCAACGTTGTATTTACTGATACATGatgtaacgttaacgttacatAGCTACTGATGCATAGCTAGTTCCATGCAACTGAAGTGCTAgataatacatacatatgtatcaTAATACTGCTTGACAGTAAGCAACAGGTAAGATTAAAACTTCTGTCATACgtgaaatataaaaaatgtgtattACCGAACACTGATGGTGATTTATAGAAATAAAGACTCATCTACGGTGATATCGACCCATGAGTCTACAGTAACCTTCCCGTTTAGAAAACCCGTTGCGAAACGAAAAGTGCGAACAAGTTGCGCATCATTTCAAAGCACTATATAACTGTGATAGACCAGACATGACAGGTTAGTTTTATCAACACACGTTGTAGTTTGTGTCAAAGTCATGCAAAGACACCGCCTTCATGGCTGGCTCTGGTTCGTGCCGCTCAAGGAAATCCGGTAGAATCACGTGGTACAAAATGGACCATACCAGTTAATAGGAATTCAAATTGTCCACTGAAGATTGTAGTTCGTTTGAATCTAGTAAAGTAGGTAATTTCACGAAGTACGTCATTGTGTCAGTTCTGGTGTTCAAAACCAACATAAGGGAATGTATTCTTGCGGGTTTGCTTCAGCATACATTAAATACACCAACCTGAACAAACAAGCTGTCGATTTTTCTTCAATCGACTTGTAAGCCTACCCATTGCGCTGTATCCAAAGAGCGGAACGATTGGATAGCGCGATGTTCAAAAAATAGTCTCGTCTCCGTTTGCCAGCGATGGACGTACGAAGGTACAGTTGAATAATATTAGCAACGGCTTGTAAACATAAAAAGATGATAGAAATGCAGTTAGTTCAAAATGTCTTTAGCCTGAGCTTCATTATGACCGTTTACAGTAACATGCTTGCAAtttatagctagctagctatcgctaGGTTTCTTAATTTGTTGTGGAATTAACGTTAGCTGTTGAGCTAAAGTAATTTACTAACTATATGGTAACAAAGACAACTAAGACGAGCGAGCAATGTTGTGTCCACGAGATAATGTTCCTAATAGACTTTCTCTTTACGACGATATTAAATCTGTGCCATAACTAGCTGTGTACAAAAAATATTAAATCAACGTTAACACTGTCTCTGTAACAACCCAGCGCTGTGAGTACTCCTGTGACCCAATACACCACACATCGACGAAGTAAGAGCTATGGTCGAACCTTTGATGCAACATCGCGTTTCTGCTACACTCCTGGGCAGCTAACAATCACAAGAATACAAACAAGCAGAGAGACCGCCAAAGCTCGCAAAATAACTGTAAGTAAAGGACATTGCAGCAGTAAGAATGACATGTAACATTAGATAACAATGTTATATCATCACAGCTACCATTTGTTTTTGAATCATGTGTCAcgcctttgttgttgttttcctctctttaACAGGATAAGGTTGACCCCGAGCAGGTGGCCCTTTTAGTCAAAAAAGAATGGAAGCTGTCATACGTCACACCCTTATATCAGTTTAGACATACCAAGTTGAAAGTGTACTCAAGGCATCTATCTGCCTTTATAATGGCAGAAAAACAACAAGGCATGGCAGTTGAAGTTGGACTTGAGGCAGGCTTTAAAGTCACATTTTCTACAGTACTTGGAATGGCTGAGACAAAGGATGACGCTGAGACTGTTTTCATACAGGTAGGGCCTGTGCATAACTAGCACTTTATGAAATCTACTTTCAAGTGTTAAATGTTTGGGTTACATTAATGTAtcatctccactctctcctgcgGTGACAGATTCACAATAAACCAGTGTTTGCTTCTGAGGGAGACGCCCCTAAGGTTGTGTGGAGTGGATGGCTGACCTGCATCAATGGTGACCCAGAGTACCTCCAGGCTCTCCCCCCAGAGTTTGTCAGTTTGCCCTTGTTCTGCTCAAGCGGTGCAGAGTCTCTAACTTTCTTGGTCAAGTCATGGTTTGAAAGGACGTTTGACTGCAGCTTCGGATCAATGGGCCTCGACCCCACCGATCTCCACTGGCTCGCCGCCCTTTGGACTGGTTGCCACAGTGAAAACAACATCAGATCTCTGAAGCTGGTGTGGACGCTGCCTTCTCAGCCGCCTCTTGACGTGTCGCTCACGGTGAACGCTCAGGATGCGTGGGACCTGTGGGATAAGGTGCGTCAGCAGGACAGCACAGACAACTCGATCAGCATCGAAGAGGTGAAGCGCTTCATAACGGGCATAGAGTCACACTTCTTCAGGCACTTCAAGGTCTACCTGTCTGCTGGGGTCCTGAAGAAGGTTTCCACAGCCCTGGGCTCCGTTCACCTAGATGGGAAAATCAAGGTAGGTTTGCCAAGCAGATTTATGTAAAACCAAAGGGCTACCTAGGATCCCATTTAGAAATAAATGTGTCGGGGATCGGGGGTAAGGTAAACAGGTTGTTTTAAATATTGGGGACATTAGGGATGGATCACTTTATGACTAAACACATTTGGGGGACAACTTTTGTacagattttattatttttatattggAGTATGGTGAGTATGGCAAAATCACCACTCACTTTTATCATTCTGTGATTGAATTTGCACTGGTTCTTTGAGCTCTGTCTTCATGAATTGGATGCCTTTATCCTAATAATAGGAAGAAACTAACCAATACATTTGgaatctcttctttttttccccctgtagATCACCTGCAGTGACTACATGACCACTGTACTGACACTGTTAACCGAATGTGCCATCCTCAAGATGCCAATTTTACCTGGATGTTAAATCCCACGTTGCCCTTTTTTAAAGCAAATATTCGCCATGGATCTTATTTATTAACTTTTCCTTTTGGTCCTTTGGATATTTATGTCCACAGTACCTGTGTTTAACATAACaatactttcatattactgCTTTAAATGTAATCTATAATCTTAATTGATATCttggtattttgtacattcatctgtttttttaTGCTTTCAGTTTAAACAGGGACCTGACCTTCACAGAGTAGTGTGTTGagtgctgtttttttattgttctttTAATATTTCTTTGAAATAAATGGAAAGTGCAGTCAAAATGGCCTTTCTGGTGTTTACtactagataaaaaaaaaagaaaaatcacttcAAGTTACGCAGATGGAACACACATTGCAAGTCTTTATTAAGCCAAATGCATATTCATTGTTCGACAGTTAATACCCTAAAACATCAGTGACATGTGCAAATGATAAAATGGAAACTGTGTTCAATGCATGGATGACAACATATttaaacaaaagagagaaaaaaacacctcagtaATATGGGGCAATATCACTGGAAGTATCTGGCAGGCCCAGCAAGACGTGAATGTGAAATGCATATCATCCGCCAATTAATTaacccatatatatatatagatatatctCACTGTGTTTCACATGTCTATaccttcaaaacaaaacacaaaaaagggtTAAAGTGCATGGTCCAATTAATTTAGGTGTCCTTTCATATAAAAGTAAACAAGAGTGATTGTGTATAACTGATAACTTCTAAAAAATATTCACCAACACCAGCAATAGTAAAGTAACAGTATAACTTACTTTTCCATAGCCTTTGAATTGGAAAATGTCAACGGCAAGGGTTGCACATTCCATTTAGCAATGCTTGGTGAACACCACGGTACCAGAACTGCAATCTACAGGTCACTGAAGATGAGGCTATAAGAAGTCACAGTGCATCCAACTCTGATGAATTTTTTTAACTAACTGAAGGATTAGCTTATTTTGGAGGTCTGGGGGCAGAGTAACATTACCGTCTCCCTAGCCTCTTCACTGCCTCTTATAGCCTCTACAGCAGCAGGACGCCACAAGGCCTCTCTTAAATTTGGGGCTGCAAAGAAAGCAGATGTGTCCACTGCCTTCAGAGACTAGACTAGTCTAGACCATATCCACTCAAAGCTTTCCCATGTCCTCGGGAACAAACAAATGTTCACTGATGTCGCTGCAGAGACGGCTGAACAATACCAGATCCTCAGCTCGAATACCCCCGGTCCTCTCAGAAGGCCTCGAGTTGGTGTAAAATGCAGTCCAGTGGGGTATGAGAGCAGGGTCCGCCAGAGGAACTGAATGACCAGCTAAAACAGAATGACTCgggtggcgtggcgtggcgtggggGTGACTCCTTGGCTTGCCATCGGAATGGCCAGAGATCAGTTACAGTCTAGAAAGTCCTATTCTTTTGCATGACGCACAATGTCTGTACGGGAGGCACCAGCGgagtgggcgtgggcgtgggcgtgttACCATATATGTGATTCACAGTGAGTCATTTTGATAACACCAACTCCTCCTCCCAGTCTTCGGTAATTCATCCCGCCATAAAGCCTGTCGAGTTGACAAAACAAAGTTGTGGTGTTGTTTGAAGCCAgtaaaaataagaaagaaaaagaggaacaataacaatgatgatgatgatactaCTACATTTTTACTAGTTTCTTTAAACATCTTACCTCCATGTATTAGCATCAGGATCATACACCTCTATTGTTTTCAGGTATGTTGTGCCATCAAAGCCTCCTACTGCCATCAACTGCCCATTCACAACTGCTAGACCCACCTGCAAGAGCAAATTTAAAACATTCTGCAATAGGCTTGTGAGGTTCTTTAATGGTCCTATATGATCTTTGCCAAGAAGCTCACATTGCTTCGGTACTAAGACAGTACCTTAAAGGTCACTGTACCAACCCTAATCATTACTCCACCTCATCTAAACATAATCGGAATTTGGCTGGTGTAATCAACGGCTACACACCCCACTTCTTCGAGACGTCATGGCGACCACAGGGGACCACTGATTGGTTCTAGGGTTGTAGCGCTCGGCGCTGCTCAGCTCTGTGGTATCGTCCCGGCCACCCACAGAGTAGATCATGTCCTGGTACACGGCACAGCCCAGGTGCTTCCGCCTGGTACCCATTGGGGCCACTGTGTGCCATCTGTTCTCCTGGGGGTTATAGCGCTCCACTgcagacaacaacacaacagccaGTCAGTCAATCAGACAGGAAATCACAATATCATTACGTATTgcaaatatatgtaaatata from Clupea harengus chromosome 25, Ch_v2.0.2, whole genome shotgun sequence harbors:
- the dars2 gene encoding aspartate--tRNA ligase, mitochondrial → MSCKYKTLLRKGLCLTLLRTSFLGRTALFYPRKVGATTRITASWIWTHASLRGISNSTSGNNHFSLRTHSCGEVCSTHIGREVTLYGWVQYVRQDLFVILRDFSGLVQILIPQDEALRKTLFDLPLESVVMVRGKVQLRPEGQENKTMSTGEVEVCADSLEVLNKCRKLPFEIKDFVKKSEALRMQYRYLDLRSSQMQYNLRVRSRLVMKMREYLCNLHGFVDVETPTLFKRTPGGAKEFVVPSGEPGKFYSLPQSPQQFKQLLMVAGMDRYFQMARCYRDEGSKPDRQPEFTQVDIEMSFIDQAGIQALIEGLVQYAWPDEKGTMSTPFPSMTYEEAMRDYGVDKPDTRFEMKLVDVSEAFGNTEIQFLRDALQQPGGCVLAIRVPDGAKHLKGKDLEALKETAKTQFNQDVSIVLVRPDGSLKSPLSRLLSEGARLQLLQMTLASAGDLVLLAAGTGDHMRPLLGKLRLQCADLLEGHGVALRDPSVFHFLWVVDFPLFLPKEDDPEQLESAHHPFTAPVPEDTPLLYSQPHKVRGQHYDLVLNGCEIGGGSIRIHSASEQRYILKTILQEDLSVLSHLLEALDSGAPPHGGIALGLDRLVSIMVGAPSIRDVIAFPKSFRGHDLMSRAPDFVSEEELKPYHIKVTWPEGDK
- the cenpl gene encoding centromere protein L, coding for MDVRSAVSTPVTQYTTHRRSKSYGRTFDATSRFCYTPGQLTITRIQTSRETAKARKITDKVDPEQVALLVKKEWKLSYVTPLYQFRHTKLKVYSRHLSAFIMAEKQQGMAVEVGLEAGFKVTFSTVLGMAETKDDAETVFIQIHNKPVFASEGDAPKVVWSGWLTCINGDPEYLQALPPEFVSLPLFCSSGAESLTFLVKSWFERTFDCSFGSMGLDPTDLHWLAALWTGCHSENNIRSLKLVWTLPSQPPLDVSLTVNAQDAWDLWDKVRQQDSTDNSISIEEVKRFITGIESHFFRHFKVYLSAGVLKKVSTALGSVHLDGKIKITCSDYMTTVLTLLTECAILKMPILPGC